A genome region from Halorussus pelagicus includes the following:
- a CDS encoding VanZ family protein, protein MNLHAVRPPTWLRWVAVAVVAGGIFFASVLDSPSSGLAALGPFETFGMDKWLHALAYAGLAGTLASALAPGRSPAVTAALAGLLAVGYGVGIEFVQAPLAERSFSVADMVADAVGAGVAVLGWRVLVGLVNRSSSERGAEREV, encoded by the coding sequence ATGAACCTGCACGCAGTTCGGCCGCCGACGTGGCTCCGGTGGGTTGCGGTCGCGGTCGTGGCCGGTGGTATCTTCTTCGCGTCGGTGCTGGACTCGCCGTCGTCGGGTCTCGCCGCGCTCGGACCTTTCGAGACGTTCGGGATGGACAAGTGGCTCCACGCGCTCGCCTACGCGGGTCTCGCGGGAACGCTGGCGAGCGCGCTCGCGCCCGGTCGCAGTCCCGCGGTCACGGCCGCGCTCGCGGGCCTGCTCGCGGTCGGCTACGGCGTCGGCATCGAGTTCGTGCAGGCCCCGCTGGCCGAGCGGTCGTTCTCGGTGGCGGATATGGTCGCCGACGCGGTGGGCGCTGGCGTGGCGGTTCTGGGCTGGCGCGTACTGGTGGGTCTAGTGAATCGGTCGTCGTCGGAACGAGGGGCCGAGAGAGAGGTTTAG
- a CDS encoding archaeosine biosynthesis radical SAM protein RaSEA, protein MSKPTPDVYEQGRGMDAHNKVMREIRAEKDKTYDPHEPTRVWIDEDRTPGGVYQSLTIILNTGGCRWARAGGCTMCGYVAESVEGGSVAHEALMDQIDVCLDHERDKIEAGEADGKSGLIKIYTSGSFLDEREVGAETRQAIAETFADRERIVVESLPDFVEQDKIEDFTAQGLNTDVAIGLETATDRVRHDCVNKYFDFEDYIEASEQAEAAGAGIKAYLLMKPPFLSESEAIEDMKSSVRRCAEYAHTVSMNPTNVQRYTMVDQLYFRDGYRPPWLWSVAEVLEDTADADAIVVSDPVGHGSDRGPHNCGECDDRVQKAIKDFDLRQDPSVFEEVSCECEATWEAVVEREKGFSLPLAR, encoded by the coding sequence ATGAGCAAGCCGACGCCCGACGTGTACGAGCAGGGGAGGGGCATGGACGCCCACAACAAGGTGATGCGCGAGATTCGCGCGGAGAAAGACAAGACCTACGACCCCCACGAACCCACGCGGGTCTGGATAGACGAGGACCGCACCCCCGGCGGCGTCTACCAGAGTCTCACCATCATCCTCAACACCGGCGGGTGTCGCTGGGCGCGCGCCGGTGGGTGTACGATGTGTGGCTACGTCGCCGAGTCCGTCGAAGGTGGCTCCGTGGCTCACGAGGCGCTAATGGACCAAATCGATGTTTGTCTCGACCACGAACGGGACAAAATCGAGGCGGGCGAGGCCGACGGGAAGTCCGGTCTCATCAAGATTTACACCTCCGGGTCGTTCCTCGACGAACGCGAGGTCGGCGCGGAGACCCGCCAAGCCATCGCCGAGACGTTCGCCGACCGCGAGCGAATCGTGGTCGAGAGCCTGCCCGACTTCGTGGAGCAGGACAAAATCGAGGACTTCACCGCGCAGGGCCTGAACACCGACGTGGCCATCGGTCTCGAAACCGCGACCGACCGCGTGCGCCACGACTGCGTGAACAAGTATTTTGACTTCGAGGACTACATCGAGGCGAGCGAGCAGGCCGAAGCCGCCGGGGCCGGAATCAAGGCCTATCTCCTGATGAAGCCGCCGTTCCTCAGCGAGTCCGAGGCCATCGAGGACATGAAGTCCTCAGTGCGCCGCTGTGCCGAGTACGCCCACACCGTCTCGATGAACCCGACCAACGTCCAGCGCTACACGATGGTCGATCAGTTGTACTTCCGGGACGGCTACCGCCCGCCGTGGCTCTGGTCGGTCGCCGAAGTGCTGGAGGACACCGCCGACGCCGACGCCATCGTGGTCTCGGACCCGGTGGGCCACGGGTCCGACCGCGGCCCGCACAACTGCGGCGAGTGCGACGACCGAGTGCAGAAGGCCATCAAGGACTTCGACCTCCGCCAAGACCCCTCGGTCTTCGAGGAAGTCTCCTGTGAGTGCGAGGCGACGTGGGAAGCCGTCGTGGAGCGCGAGAAGGGCTTTAGCCTGCCGCTGGCGCGGTAA